From the genome of Symphalangus syndactylus isolate Jambi chromosome 5, NHGRI_mSymSyn1-v2.1_pri, whole genome shotgun sequence, one region includes:
- the LOC129481704 gene encoding cation channel sperm-associated protein 2 isoform X2 translates to MRPAEPVSEMRLSKLSVSSSTSAAAARRAAARSSATPGNSARRRRRMAARWGGGGQKGRGSAGTAAVGRTTTNRLPALARLARAVLQPEVPTPKPGSGRCVAAADWLRGAFVGRAGPAADMAAYHQEGQMQLPRADAIRSRLIDTFSLIEHLQGLSQAVPRHTIRELLDPSRQKKLMLGDQHQLVHFSIKPQRIGQISHAERLLSRLHVRCSQRPPLSLWAGWVLECPLFKNFIIFLVFLNAIVLMVEIELLESTNTKLWPLKLTLEVAAWFILLIFILEILLKWLSNFSVFWKSAWNVFDFVVTMLSLLPEVVVLVGVTGQSVWLQLLRICRVLRSLKLLAQFRQIRVIILVLVRALKSMTFLLMLLLIFFYIFAVTGVYVFSEYTRSPRQDLEYHVFFSDLPNSLVTVFILFTLDHWYALLQDVWKVPEVSRIFSSIYFILWLLLGSIIFRSIIVAMMVTNFQNIRKELNEEMTRREFQLKADMFKRQIIQRRKYMSREALRSSHSKIEDRGASQQRESLDLSEVSEVESNYGATEEDLITSASKTEETLSKKREYQSSSCVSSTSSSYSSSSESRFSESIGRLDWETLVHENLPGLMEMDQDDRVWPRDSLFRYFELLEKLQYNLEERKKLQEFAVQALMNLEDK, encoded by the exons ATGAGGCCCGCAGAGCCCGTGTCGGAGATGCGACTCTCGAAGTTGTCCGTGAGTTCTAGTACGTCGGCGGCAGCCGCGAGGCGGGCCGCGGCGAGAAGCAGCGCCACACCCGGGAACAGCGCTAGGCGGCGGAGGCGCATGGCGGcgaggtggggtgggggcggcCAGAAGGGTCGCGGCTCGGCCGGGACTGCGGCGGTCGGACGCACGACCACAAACCGTCTGCCTGCGCTCGCGCGTCTGGCCCGTGCGGTCTTGCAGCCGGAGGTCCCAACCCCCAAGCCCGGCTCCGGCCGCTGTGTGGCAGCCGCTGATTGGCTGCGCGGCGCCTTCGTCGGGCGGGCGGGACCAGCTG CAGACATGGCCGCTTACCACCAAGAAGGGCAGATGCAGCTGCCTCGAGCTGATGCCATTCGTTCACGTCTCATCGATACTTTCTCTCTCATCGAGCATTTGCAAGGCTTGAGCCAAGCTGTGCCGCGGCACACTATCAGGGAGTTACTCG aTCCTTCCCGCCAGAAGAAACTTATGTTGGGAGATCAACACCAGCTAGTGCATTTCTCTATAAAGCCTCAACGTATAGGGCAGATTTCACATGCCGAGAGGCTGTTGAGCAGGCTTCATGTGCGCTGCAGTCAGAGGCCACCTCTTTCTTTGTGGGCCGGATGGGTCCTTGAGT GTCCTCTCTTCAAAAACTTCATCATCTTCCTGGTCTTTTTGAATGCGATCGTACTGATGGTTGAAATAG AATTGCTGGAATCCACAAATACCAAACTATGGCCATTGAAGCTGACCTTGGAGGTGGCAGCTTGGTTTATCTTGCTTATTTTCATCCTGGAGATCCTTCTTAAGTGGCTATCCAACTTTTCCGTTTTCTGGAAGAGTGCCTGGAATGTCTTTGACTTTGTTGTTACCATGTTG TCCCTGCTTCCCGAGGTTGTGGTATTGGTAGGGGTAACAGGCCAATCGGTGTGGCTTCAGCTTCTGAGGATCTGTCGGGTGCTGAGGTCTCTCAAACTCCTTGCACAATTCCGTCAAATTCGAGTTATTATTTTGGTCCTGGTCAGGGCCCTCAAG AGCATGACCTTCCTCTTGATGTTGCTGCTCATCTTCTTCTACATTTTTGCTGTGACTGGTGTCTACGTCTTCTCAGAGTACACCCGTTCCCCTCGTCAGGACCTGGAGTACCATGTGTTCTTTTC GGACCTCCCGAATTCCCTGGTAACAGTGTTCATTCTCTTCACCTTGGATCATTGGTATGCACTGCTTCAGGACGTCTGGAAGGTGCCTGAAGTCAGTCGCATCTTCAGCAGCATCTATTTCATCCTTTGGTTGTTGCTTGGCTCCATTATCTTTCGAAGTATCATAGTAGCCATGATGG TTACTAACTTTCAGAATATCAGGAAAGAGCTGAATGAGGAGATGACACGTCGGGAGTTTCAGCTCAAAGCTGACATGTTCAAGCGGCAGATCATCCAGAG GAGAAAATACATGTCACGTGAAGCACTGAGGTCAAGCCATAGCAAAATAGAGGACAG AGGAGCTAGTCAACAAAGGGAAAGTTTGGACTTATCAGAAGTGTCTGAAGTAGAGTCTAATTATGGTGCCACTGAAGAGGATTTAATAACATCTGCATCAAAAACAGaagagaccttgtcaaaaaagaGAGAGTACCAGTCTTCCTCCTGTGTCTCCTCCACATCCTCTTCCTATTCTTCCTCTTCTGAATCCagattttctgaatctattg GTCGTTTGGACTGGGAGACTCTTGTGCACGAAAATCTGCCCGGGCTAATGGAAATGGATCAGGATGACCGTGTTTGGCCCAGAGACTCACTCTTCCGATATTTTGAGTTGCTAGAAAAGCTTCAGTATAACCTAGAGGAGCGTAAGAAGTTACAAGAGTTTGCAG TGCAGGCACTGATGAACTTGGAAGACAAGTAA
- the LOC129481704 gene encoding cation channel sperm-associated protein 2 isoform X3 gives MRPAEPVSEMRLSKLSVSSSTSAAAARRAAARSSATPGNSARRRRRMAARWGGGGQKGRGSAGTAAVGRTTTNRLPALARLARAVLQPEVPTPKPGSGRCVAAADWLRGAFVGRAGPAADMAAYHQEGQMQLPRADAIRSRLIDTFSLIEHLQGLSQAVPRHTIRELLDPSRQKKLMLGDQHQLVHFSIKPQRIGQISHAERLLSRLHVRCSQRPPLSLWAGWVLECPLFKNFIIFLVFLNAIVLMVEIELLESTNTKLWPLKLTLEVAAWFILLIFILEILLKWLSNFSVFWKSAWNVFDFVVTMLSLLPEVVVLVGVTGQSVWLQLLRICRVLRSLKLLAQFRQIRVIILVLVRALKSMTFLLMLLLIFFYIFAVTGVYVFSEYTRSPRQDLEYHVFFSDLPNSLVTVFILFTLDHWYALLQDVWKVPEVSRIFSSIYFILWLLLGSIIFRSIIVAMMVTNFQNIRKELNEEMTRREFQLKADMFKRQIIQRRKYMSREALRSSHSKIEDSRLTSGTRNNMFMSLLPGTCECDLIWKKKRS, from the exons ATGAGGCCCGCAGAGCCCGTGTCGGAGATGCGACTCTCGAAGTTGTCCGTGAGTTCTAGTACGTCGGCGGCAGCCGCGAGGCGGGCCGCGGCGAGAAGCAGCGCCACACCCGGGAACAGCGCTAGGCGGCGGAGGCGCATGGCGGcgaggtggggtgggggcggcCAGAAGGGTCGCGGCTCGGCCGGGACTGCGGCGGTCGGACGCACGACCACAAACCGTCTGCCTGCGCTCGCGCGTCTGGCCCGTGCGGTCTTGCAGCCGGAGGTCCCAACCCCCAAGCCCGGCTCCGGCCGCTGTGTGGCAGCCGCTGATTGGCTGCGCGGCGCCTTCGTCGGGCGGGCGGGACCAGCTG CAGACATGGCCGCTTACCACCAAGAAGGGCAGATGCAGCTGCCTCGAGCTGATGCCATTCGTTCACGTCTCATCGATACTTTCTCTCTCATCGAGCATTTGCAAGGCTTGAGCCAAGCTGTGCCGCGGCACACTATCAGGGAGTTACTCG aTCCTTCCCGCCAGAAGAAACTTATGTTGGGAGATCAACACCAGCTAGTGCATTTCTCTATAAAGCCTCAACGTATAGGGCAGATTTCACATGCCGAGAGGCTGTTGAGCAGGCTTCATGTGCGCTGCAGTCAGAGGCCACCTCTTTCTTTGTGGGCCGGATGGGTCCTTGAGT GTCCTCTCTTCAAAAACTTCATCATCTTCCTGGTCTTTTTGAATGCGATCGTACTGATGGTTGAAATAG AATTGCTGGAATCCACAAATACCAAACTATGGCCATTGAAGCTGACCTTGGAGGTGGCAGCTTGGTTTATCTTGCTTATTTTCATCCTGGAGATCCTTCTTAAGTGGCTATCCAACTTTTCCGTTTTCTGGAAGAGTGCCTGGAATGTCTTTGACTTTGTTGTTACCATGTTG TCCCTGCTTCCCGAGGTTGTGGTATTGGTAGGGGTAACAGGCCAATCGGTGTGGCTTCAGCTTCTGAGGATCTGTCGGGTGCTGAGGTCTCTCAAACTCCTTGCACAATTCCGTCAAATTCGAGTTATTATTTTGGTCCTGGTCAGGGCCCTCAAG AGCATGACCTTCCTCTTGATGTTGCTGCTCATCTTCTTCTACATTTTTGCTGTGACTGGTGTCTACGTCTTCTCAGAGTACACCCGTTCCCCTCGTCAGGACCTGGAGTACCATGTGTTCTTTTC GGACCTCCCGAATTCCCTGGTAACAGTGTTCATTCTCTTCACCTTGGATCATTGGTATGCACTGCTTCAGGACGTCTGGAAGGTGCCTGAAGTCAGTCGCATCTTCAGCAGCATCTATTTCATCCTTTGGTTGTTGCTTGGCTCCATTATCTTTCGAAGTATCATAGTAGCCATGATGG TTACTAACTTTCAGAATATCAGGAAAGAGCTGAATGAGGAGATGACACGTCGGGAGTTTCAGCTCAAAGCTGACATGTTCAAGCGGCAGATCATCCAGAG GAGAAAATACATGTCACGTGAAGCACTGAGGTCAAGCCATAGCAAAATAGAGGACAG TAGGTTGACTAGTGGCACCCGAAATAATATGTTCATGTCCTTactccctggaacctgtgaatgtgaccttatttggaaaaaaaaaagatcctaa
- the LOC129481704 gene encoding cation channel sperm-associated protein 2 isoform X1: MRPAEPVSEMRLSKLSVSSSTSAAAARRAAARSSATPGNSARRRRRMAARWGGGGQKGRGSAGTAAVGRTTTNRLPALARLARAVLQPEVPTPKPGSGRCVAAADWLRGAFVGRAGPAADMAAYHQEGQMQLPRADAIRSRLIDTFSLIEHLQGLSQAVPRHTIRELLDPSRQKKLMLGDQHQLVHFSIKPQRIGQISHAERLLSRLHVRCSQRPPLSLWAGWVLECPLFKNFIIFLVFLNAIVLMVEIELLESTNTKLWPLKLTLEVAAWFILLIFILEILLKWLSNFSVFWKSAWNVFDFVVTMLSLLPEVVVLVGVTGQSVWLQLLRICRVLRSLKLLAQFRQIRVIILVLVRALKSMTFLLMLLLIFFYIFAVTGVYVFSEYTRSPRQDLEYHVFFSDLPNSLVTVFILFTLDHWYALLQDVWKVPEVSRIFSSIYFILWLLLGSIIFRSIIVAMMVTNFQNIRKELNEEMTRREFQLKADMFKRQIIQRRKYMSREALRSSHSKIEDRGASQQRESLDLSEVSEVESNYGATEEDLITSASKTEETLSKKREYQSSSCVSSTSSSYSSSSESRFSESIAFLPVGRLDWETLVHENLPGLMEMDQDDRVWPRDSLFRYFELLEKLQYNLEERKKLQEFAVQALMNLEDK, encoded by the exons ATGAGGCCCGCAGAGCCCGTGTCGGAGATGCGACTCTCGAAGTTGTCCGTGAGTTCTAGTACGTCGGCGGCAGCCGCGAGGCGGGCCGCGGCGAGAAGCAGCGCCACACCCGGGAACAGCGCTAGGCGGCGGAGGCGCATGGCGGcgaggtggggtgggggcggcCAGAAGGGTCGCGGCTCGGCCGGGACTGCGGCGGTCGGACGCACGACCACAAACCGTCTGCCTGCGCTCGCGCGTCTGGCCCGTGCGGTCTTGCAGCCGGAGGTCCCAACCCCCAAGCCCGGCTCCGGCCGCTGTGTGGCAGCCGCTGATTGGCTGCGCGGCGCCTTCGTCGGGCGGGCGGGACCAGCTG CAGACATGGCCGCTTACCACCAAGAAGGGCAGATGCAGCTGCCTCGAGCTGATGCCATTCGTTCACGTCTCATCGATACTTTCTCTCTCATCGAGCATTTGCAAGGCTTGAGCCAAGCTGTGCCGCGGCACACTATCAGGGAGTTACTCG aTCCTTCCCGCCAGAAGAAACTTATGTTGGGAGATCAACACCAGCTAGTGCATTTCTCTATAAAGCCTCAACGTATAGGGCAGATTTCACATGCCGAGAGGCTGTTGAGCAGGCTTCATGTGCGCTGCAGTCAGAGGCCACCTCTTTCTTTGTGGGCCGGATGGGTCCTTGAGT GTCCTCTCTTCAAAAACTTCATCATCTTCCTGGTCTTTTTGAATGCGATCGTACTGATGGTTGAAATAG AATTGCTGGAATCCACAAATACCAAACTATGGCCATTGAAGCTGACCTTGGAGGTGGCAGCTTGGTTTATCTTGCTTATTTTCATCCTGGAGATCCTTCTTAAGTGGCTATCCAACTTTTCCGTTTTCTGGAAGAGTGCCTGGAATGTCTTTGACTTTGTTGTTACCATGTTG TCCCTGCTTCCCGAGGTTGTGGTATTGGTAGGGGTAACAGGCCAATCGGTGTGGCTTCAGCTTCTGAGGATCTGTCGGGTGCTGAGGTCTCTCAAACTCCTTGCACAATTCCGTCAAATTCGAGTTATTATTTTGGTCCTGGTCAGGGCCCTCAAG AGCATGACCTTCCTCTTGATGTTGCTGCTCATCTTCTTCTACATTTTTGCTGTGACTGGTGTCTACGTCTTCTCAGAGTACACCCGTTCCCCTCGTCAGGACCTGGAGTACCATGTGTTCTTTTC GGACCTCCCGAATTCCCTGGTAACAGTGTTCATTCTCTTCACCTTGGATCATTGGTATGCACTGCTTCAGGACGTCTGGAAGGTGCCTGAAGTCAGTCGCATCTTCAGCAGCATCTATTTCATCCTTTGGTTGTTGCTTGGCTCCATTATCTTTCGAAGTATCATAGTAGCCATGATGG TTACTAACTTTCAGAATATCAGGAAAGAGCTGAATGAGGAGATGACACGTCGGGAGTTTCAGCTCAAAGCTGACATGTTCAAGCGGCAGATCATCCAGAG GAGAAAATACATGTCACGTGAAGCACTGAGGTCAAGCCATAGCAAAATAGAGGACAG AGGAGCTAGTCAACAAAGGGAAAGTTTGGACTTATCAGAAGTGTCTGAAGTAGAGTCTAATTATGGTGCCACTGAAGAGGATTTAATAACATCTGCATCAAAAACAGaagagaccttgtcaaaaaagaGAGAGTACCAGTCTTCCTCCTGTGTCTCCTCCACATCCTCTTCCTATTCTTCCTCTTCTGAATCCagattttctgaatctattg CATTCCTCCCTGTAGGTCGTTTGGACTGGGAGACTCTTGTGCACGAAAATCTGCCCGGGCTAATGGAAATGGATCAGGATGACCGTGTTTGGCCCAGAGACTCACTCTTCCGATATTTTGAGTTGCTAGAAAAGCTTCAGTATAACCTAGAGGAGCGTAAGAAGTTACAAGAGTTTGCAG TGCAGGCACTGATGAACTTGGAAGACAAGTAA